Within Schumannella luteola, the genomic segment GACGACATGCTCACGAACCTCAATCCGCCGACCCTGCCGCTGATCGCGCTCGGCCTCGGCCAGGCCTGCGTGCTGCGGCTGCTGCGCCCGGCGCTCGCGGCGCTCATGCGCACGCGCGGCGCGAAGGCGGTCGTCTTCCTGGTCGGCACCCGTCTGATGACGATCTACCTCTGGCACCTGCCGCTCATCATCATCCTGTCGGGCATCCTGCTGCTCATCCCCGGGGCGAGCCCGCAGCCCGGAACCGGCGCCTGGTGGTGGAGCCGCCCGGTGCTCTACCTCGTGGTGCTGGTCGCGCTGTTCGGGCTGTCCTTCCTCGTCGGGCGCTGGGAGGCGCCCCGCGAGATCACGTCCACTCCCCCGCTGCCGATCGTCGTGATCGCCGCCGTCGCGACCTTCGTGCCGGCCTACGCGGTGATGGAGTGGTTCCTCGACTTCCCCTTCGCCGTCATGGGCTCGCTCATGCTGACCCTCGCCGTCGTGCTGCTCGGCCGCTGGCCGGGTGCCGACGAGCGGGCTCAGTCGCGGGTGGCGAAGTCGATCAGCTCCTCGACGCGTCCGAGCAGCGCCGGCTCCAGGTCCTGATAGCTGCGCACCCGCGCGAGGATGCGCTGCCAGGCGGCCGCGATGTCGGCCTGGTCGTCGTGCGGCCAGCCGAAGGCGGCGCAGATGCCGTGCTTCCACTCGACGTTCCGCGGGATGGTCGGCCAGGCGTCGATGCCGAGGCGGGCCGGCTTCACCGACTGCCAGACGTCGATGTAGGGGTGCCCGACGATGAGCACGTGCTCGCTCTGCAGCCCCTGGGTGATGCGGCTCTCCTTCGACCCGGCGACGAGGTGGTCGACGAGCACGCCGACGCGGCGGCCAGGACCCGGGCGGAACTCGCGCAGCACCTCGGCCAGATGGTCGACGCCTTCGAGGTACTCGACCACGACGCCCTCGCCGCGCAGATCGGCGCCCCAGACCTTCTCGACGAGCTCGGCGTCATGCCGGCCCTCGACGAAGATGCGGCTGGCGCGGGCGACGCGCGCGGGCTGCGGGCTGGTCGCAGCGACGGAGCCGGATGCGGTGCGGATCGCCGTCGCGGCCTGCGGCTTCCTCGCCGCGGGCACGAGCACGATCGGCGCCCCGTCGACGAGGAAGGCGCTGCCGACCGGGAAGACGCGCACCTTGCCGTGGCGGTCCTCGAGCTCGACCGTGCGGCCCTGCATCCGCACCAGTGCGCCGACGAAACCGGAGTCGGCGAGCTCGAGCACGAGGCCGCGCTCGGCCGGCACCTGCTTCGGCTTCGCCCGGCCGGCGGAGCGCCAGTCGCCCGAGAGCACATCGGATCCGTAGCGGTCGTTCGGGTTGCCGGGCGCAGTCACCTCGGCAGGCTAGGCGCGCCCGGCCGCTTCGACCGCGTCGGCACGCGGCTCAGCGTCCGTTCCGAGGGCGGGTCTAGCGTGGATGCGCAGCCTCGCACGTCCCCACGCCTCGCGCATCGTGCGCCGCCGCTCCCACCACCCCTTTTCGGAAGGATCACGCATGCCCTCCTCCGCTGCCCTCGCGACCACCCCCGGGATCCGCTGATGCGCGCCACCGTCATCCACGGCGAGCGCGACGTGCGCCTCGAAGAGCGCCCCGATCCGACGATCCAGGGCTCGCGCGACGCCGTCGTGCGCGTCGTCGCCGCCTGCGTCTGCGGTTCCGACCTCTGGGGCTACCGCGGCGTGCGCCCGGCCTCCGGTCCGATCGGCCACGAGCTCGTCGGCGTCGTCGAACAGCTCGGCGACGACGTGACGGGCATCGCCGTCGGCGACTTCGTCATCGCGCCGTTCTCGCTCAGCGACGGCAGCTGCCAGGCGTGCCGCAATGGCATGAGCGCGGCCTGCGACCACAAGAGCTTCTTCGGCAGCGATGACGCCGATGGACACGCCATCGACGGCGCCCAGGGCGAGCGGGTGCGCATCCCCTTCGCCGACAGCTCGCTCGTGGTCGTTCCCGGCCCGGTCGACGAGGCGCTCATCCCCCACCTGCTCACGCTCAGCGACGTCATGTCGACCGGTCACCACGCCGCCGTCTCGGCGGGAGTCGGGCCCGGCGATGTGGTCGCGGTCGTGGGTGATGGCGCGGTCGGACTCTGCGGCGTGCTCGCCGCGAAGCGTCTCGGCGCCGAGCGGATCATCGTGATGAGCCGCAACCCCGCCCGCCAGGAGCAGGCTCGCCGCTTCGGCGCGACCGACGTGATCGAGCAGCGCGGCGACGAGGCGGCCGACGCCGTGCGGGCGCTGCTCGACGGCGACCTGGTGGATGCGGTGCTCGAGTGCGTCGGCACCAAGGAGTCCATGCGCCAGGCGCTCTCGGTCGTGCGCGGCGGCGGCCGTGTCGGCTACGTGGGCGTCCCCGCCGAGGGCACCCAGCTGAAGGTGCAGTACCTCTTCGGCCGTAACGTCGCGATCGCCGGCGGCATGGCGCCGGCCCGCGACTACATCCCCGAGCTGCTGCCCGACGTGCTCGACGGCACGATCCGCCCCGGCGAGGTGTTCGACCTGACGCTCCCGCTCGACGAGGTCGCGCAAGCCTACGCCGCGATGGACGAGCGCCGCGCCATCAAGGTGCTGCTCACGACCTGAACACCGAGCGCTCCGCGCACAGCACGACGGCGCGTGATCCGCTCTCGCGGATCACGCGCCGTCGTCGTGCGTGGATGCCGCGGTCTGGACTCCGCGCATCCGTCCGGGCCAGGTCAGGGGCCCGGAGTCGTGCGGGTCAGAACCCGAAGTCTCCGAAGTCGCCGCCGAAGTCGCCTCCGCCGAAGTCGCCTCCGCCGAAGTCCCCTCCGGCGTCGGCGCCGGCGGCCTCGGTGGTGCCGGCGTCTGCCCCGGCATCAGAACCGGAGTCCGCTCCGGGGTCGCCGGAGTCGGCGCCGCCGTCAGCCGCCTGGTCGGCGCCGCCGTCCCACGGCAGGAACGCGCTGACCAGCGCGGAGCCGATGACGTAACCGGCCACGGTTCCCAGCAGCGAGCTGCCGATCATCGCGCCGATGCCGGGGCCGCGCTGCTGGCCGTAGCCCTGCTGCTGCGAGGCGGCGCCGGCGGTGCCCGGTGCGACCGCGCCGCTCTGGCCCGCGAAGGCGTTGCCCGACATGATGCGCTCCATGCTGCCGGGCTGGCGGAACTCGGCGCGGGTGGCCGAGCGGGCGAGTGTGGCCGGCTCGCTCGACAGCGGGCGCTCGCCCGTGCCGGCGCCGCGGCTCAGCTCCTCGTAGATCATGGCGCGCTGCTCGTCGCTCAGCTGCGCGAAGGCCTCGCGGTGCACCTGCTCGATCGTCTCCGGCGGCGCCGTTCGCAGCAGGTAGCGGTAGCGCTCGATCGCGATCTCGTCATCCGTGCGCTGCTCGGGCTGGCGCGGGCGGGTCGCAGTGTCGGTCCGTCGGGGTGCGCTGTCGGTCGCGGTGTCGTCGCCGCCGAACAGCCGGTCCAGAAATCCCATCGGTCGTTCCTCCTCTAGAGCACCCACGCTAGGCAGAGGGGCTGGGGGCGTTCTGTGCCGAGCCTGGGATCCTGCGGGGATGCGGTGGGAGTGGGCTGGGCGGCGCACCCCGGTCGAGGGTCGCGCCGCCGGGTCGGCTGCTCAGCTCGGGCGCTCCTCCTTCGCCTCCTCCTCGTGGATGAGGGTCAGCGGGTCGGTGACCGATTCGAGCTGCTTGCGTTCGGCATCCACGCCGAAGATGAAGGTGACGATGCCGCCGACCAGCATGATCGCCGAGCCGAGGAAGTAGCCGATCGTGATCGGGCCGCGGTCGGAGCCGTCGCCGATCATGGCGCCGTAGATCAGCGGCGCGAGCGAGCCGAAGATCTGCGCGATCGAGAAGAAGTACGAGATCGCCTGGCTGCGCACCTCGAGCGGGAAGATCTCGCTCACCGTGAGATAGGCCGCCGACGCGCCGGCCGAGGCGAGGAAGAAGGCCGCGCACCAGAAGATCGTCTGCGTCACGGCGTTGAGCACGTCGGCCTGGAACAGCGCTGCCGACACCGCGAGGATCACGCCCGAGCCGCCGTAGGTGACCAGCACCATCTTGCGGCGGCCGACGCTGTCGAAGAGCCGGCCGAGCACGAGCGGGCCGACGAGGTTGCCGATCGCGAAGGGGAAGAAGTAGTAGCCGGTCTGCGACTTGTCGACGTCGTAGAAGTTCTGCAGCGCGAGCGCGTAGCTGAAGAAGATCGCGTTGTAGAGGAACGACTGGGTGATCATCATCGTCGCTCCGACGAGCGTGCGCTTCGGGTACATCTTGAAGAAGACCTTGGCGAGGATGTGCGCGGGCACCCGCTCCTGCGGGCTCAGTTCGATCGCGCGGTCGTCGCCGATCTTCTCCAGCGTGTGACCCGAGGCCTCGACATCCTTCTCGATCTGGTCGACGGTCGCCTCGGCCTCCTTCTCGTAGCCGTGCGTGATCTGCCAGCGGGGGCTCTCGGGGATGTGCCGGCGCAGATAGATGATGATCAGCCCGAGCACGGGGCCGATGAAGAACGAGATGCGCCAGCCCCAGTTGTCGACCCAGTCGGAGCCGAACAGCCCGCTGTTGAGGAAGAGCAGGTTGGCCGCGGCGCCGAGCGCCGCACCGCCCCAGTAGGTGCCGTTGATCGCGATGTCGACGTGGCCGCGGTAGTGCGAGGGGATGAGCTCGTCGATCGCCGAGTTGATGGCCGCGTACTCGCCGCCGATGCCGGCGCCCGCGACGAAGCGGCACACCCAGAGCAGGATGATGCTGACCCAGTTGTTGTCGAAGTGCGGCACCGCTCCCGCGAGGGCGCTGCCGACGAGGTAGATCGCCAGGGTGAGGATGAACAGCTTCTTGCGGCCGAGACGGTCGGAGAGGCGACCGAAGACGAGCGCGCCGACGACCTGACCGACGAGGTAGACGGTTCCGGTCGCGCCGATCTGCGCCGAATCCATGCCGAACTCGGTCGCGAAGCCGTTCTGCGAGACGATCTGGATCTCGAGGCCGTCGAGGATCCACGAGATCCCCAGTCCGACGACGATCATCCAGTGGAACTTCGCCCACGGAAGCCGGTCGAGCCGGGCGGGGACGAGACTTCGGATCGTCCCCCGCTTCTTCTCCGCAGAGGGCTGGGGATCGATCGCGTCGCTCATCGAAGCTCGTCCTTCCCGTCCGGGTGAAGGGCGCCCGGGCGACGGCCGCGACGTTACTCCCGGCTCGGACGCCGGTGTGAGGTCGTCTCAGGCTCTCAGGGAACGACCAGTCCACCGCGCACGAGCTCGAGCGTCTCGGCACGGATCTCGTCGAGCACGGCGCGCTCGTCGAGCTCGAGCAGCTGCGCGATCGCCGAGGCGATCACCCCGAGCGCGAGCTCGCCGTCGTAGGCGCCCACCGCCGCCGCGACCGCGGGCGAGACCCGCAGCGTGCGGGCGAAGCCGCCGCCCTGGCGCAGCACGAGCGCCGAGGGCGACTCCTCGCCGGGCCAGTGGCTGCGCTCCTCGGTCACGTCGGGGGCGACGCGGAAGGCGTGGCCGTCGATGCCGTCGGGGCCGAGCGCGACGAGTGCGTCGTGCGCGGCGAGCACGGTCGAGAGGTGCGGCCCGAGCCCGGCGGGGTTCTCGCCGAGCGCCTCGGGGATGCGCTCGACGCGGGCGAGCGGGGCGCGATCGGATGCCGCCGTTCCGCTCGCGACCTCGAGCGCGTCGTCGGCCGGGCGCCGCAGCAGCACGTAGCCGAAGCCCACCGCCTCCACGCCGCGGTCGGCGAAGTCGTCGAGCCAGGCCCCGAGCAGGGCCTCCCACTCGGCACTGCCCGGCTTCGTGCCGCCGTCGCGGATCCAGGTCTCGGCGTAGCGGGCAGGATCGGCCTGCTCGCGCTCGATGATCCAGTGCTCGAGGCCGGCGTCGCGGGCCCAGGCGGCGGCGCGGTCGAGACCGTCGGCGTCATCGACCTGGTCCGGGGCGGAGCCAGTCTCGCTGCGGTACTCCCAGTTGCCGAGCAGCTGGGCGATGCCGCCGGGCTCGAGGTGCTCGGCGGCGCCGGTCACGACCGCCGCGACCAGCGCATCCCCCACCATGCCGCCGTCGCGGTACTCGTATTCGGGCACACCCGCGCGACGCGGGGTGATGACGAACGGCGGATTGGAGACGATGCGATCGAAGCGCTCCCCCGCGACCGGCTCGTAGAGGCTGCCGAGTCGGAACTCGATCGTGTCGACGCCGTTGAGCGCGGCATTGAGCCGGCCGAAGTCGAGGGCACGGGCGCTGATGTCGGTCGCGACGACGCGGTCGGCGAAGCGGCTGGCATGCAGGGCCTGGATGCCGCAGCCGGTTCCGAGGTCGAGCACGCTGCGGGCGCGGTCGGGCAGCATGAGTCCGCTCAGCGTGGCCGAGGCGCCGCCGATGCCGAGCACGTGGTCGGTGCGCAGGGCGCGTCCGGTGGCGAGCTCGCCGAGGTCGCTCGCGATCCACCAGGCGGCGACGCCGATCGCGTCGACGACGGAGTAGGGGCGCAGGTCGATCGTGCCGCGCACGAGATCCGCCGCCTCGGCGTCGATCGCGTCGCCGGTTGCGGCTCCGGCGGTCGGAGCGGGTTCGAGCAGCCCCTGTGCGAGCGCCGTGTCGAGTCCGGTGGTGGGCAGCGCACCGGTCGCCTCGGCGCGCGACACCGCATCGCCGAGCACGAACAGCCGGGCCAGGATCGCGGCCGGCTCGGTGCGGCCGGCGAGCGCCCGCAGCGCGGGCACGCGGTCGGCCCGCTGCAGGGCGTCGTCGGCGACGTCACCCCAGAGTCCGCGCAGCCGGTCGACGGTGTAGACCGCCTGGTCGAGGTCGCGGCGCAGGTCATCGGCGAGGTCGAGGAGCACGCATTCATTCTCCCGCGCCGCGAGCCGCGGCGACGTCAGTCGGCGATGACCGAGAACACGTTGCCGAAGGGGTCCTCGAACCAGGCGATGTCGGGCCCGTGGCCGCGCATCGCGCCGTCGGCGTCCTGCGGCATCGCGTCGTAGCGCAGCGGCTCGAGTCCCTCGTCGGCGAGCTCGCGGATCGCGGCGGCGACGTCGGGAACCTCGAGGTTCAGCACCGTGTAGGTCGCCGGCTCGTGGTTCTCCTTGGGGTAGAGGATGACGGTCGCGCCGCCCGGCAGGGTGAGCTGCGAGATGCCGCCCATCCCTCCGTCGACGATGTCGAGCCCGAGCACGCGGCCGTAGAAGTCGCGGGCGCGTTCGGGGTCGGAGACCGAGAATCCGGTGAAGGCGCCGGTGGTGGTCAGCATGGGCCGTTCCTCTCCGTCAGAATCGCCGCGAGGATGTCGATGCATCCGCATGAGACACGGCGTCATGTGTACGCTGTCAACAATGACACCCGGGTCATCATCTGTCGAGAGCTCCACCCCGTCAGAGCGCCCGGCGCGCGCTGAGCGCGGCACGAGGAGGACCATGGCCAGCACCGCACCCCGGGCCACCTACCGTCACGGCGACCTGCGTCAGGCTCTGGTGGATGCCGGCTTCGCCATGGCGCGCGAGTCGGGGCCGGACGCGGTCGTGCTGCGCGAGGCCACCCGCCGTGCCGGCGTCTCCCCCAACGCCGCCTACCGCCACTTCGCCGACCGCACCGCGCTGGTGCAGGCCGTCAGCGATGCCGCGCTCGGCGCCGTCGCCGAGGCGATCGAGGAGGAGTGGGAGCGCATCGCGCGGGCCGGCGACGCCGCCGCCGACGCGCACGCCGAGCTCGAGGCGGTGGGCGTCGGCTACCTGCGGTTCGCCCGCGACGAACCCGGGCTCTTCCGCGCCGCCTTCACGGTGCCCCGCGACCTGCGCTCGGCGCTGAGCCCCGACAAGGCCGGCCCGCGCGGACGCACGCCCTTCGAGCTGCTGGGTATCGCCCTCGACGACCTCGTCGCCGCGGGCGAGCTGCCCGCCGAGCGCCGCCCCGGCGCCGAGCTGCTCGCCTGGTCGGCCGTGCACGGCCTCGCGATGCTCGCGCTCGAGGGTCCGCTGCACGACCTCGATCCCGAGCTCGCCCGCCAGACCGGCCGCCGGGTGATCGCGATGGTCGACCGCGGGCTCTGAGCCGCGCATCCTCGTCGTCCGCGGATCGGGCGCAGAACCCCGATCCGCTCGCGGCCGACAGCGCTCGGCGGCCGCGCACCCGCGGGCGTAGGCTCGTCGGCACCATGCAGCCGCTGACCGAGACCGAGATCCGCGAATCGATGGTGAACGCCCCCGCGGGCGAGGCCGACCGCATGCCCCTGCCCGGGCTGCACGAGGTCATCTGGGATGAGCGCGAGTACCTCGGCTGGCGCGACCCGCAGGCGCCGCAACGCGGCTACGTCGTGTTCTGGCGCGACGGCGCGCCCATCGGGCTCACCCTGCGCGCCTCGGAATCGCAGCTCGCGCACGGCTCGGCCATGTGCTCGCTGTGCCAGACGCTGCAGCCGGCCGGGCAGGTGCGGATGTTCTCGGCCCGTCGCGCCGGCGACGCGGGCGATCGCGGCAACTCGGTCGGCACCTACATCTGCTCCGACCTGGCCTGCTCGACGCTGATCCGGCTGCGCGCCCCGGGCACCGAGCTCGACCACTCGCCGGCTGAGATCATCCAGCACCGCGCCGACGGCCTCACCCAGCGACTGGCCCGGTTCACCGAGAAGGTCGTCGCGGCCTGACCCCGCGGGGCGCGACGCCGAACGCCCCGCCGCCGGCGCGGACCACGCCTCCTGGATGCGCGACCCGCGTCACCTGAACGCCCGCAGTCAGTGACCGCGCCCGCCGCGCTGCCGGTGCGAGCGTGACGGCATGAGCGATCAGACCAGCACCCCCGACCCGTCCGACGACCTCGCGACGGTGCGCCGCATCCTCACCTCCGCCCGCACCGCGACCGTCACCTCGCGCGCGGCGTCGGGTGCGCTGCACAGCCGCCCGCTCGCGCTTCTCGAGCACGGCGTCGACGGCACCGAGAACTTCGAGGGCACGCTCTGGTTCTTCACCGCCGACCCGAGCGAGAAGACCGACGAGATCCGTCGGCACCCCGAGGTGAACGTCGCGGTCGGCGACGGC encodes:
- a CDS encoding DUF3097 domain-containing protein, with amino-acid sequence MTAPGNPNDRYGSDVLSGDWRSAGRAKPKQVPAERGLVLELADSGFVGALVRMQGRTVELEDRHGKVRVFPVGSAFLVDGAPIVLVPAARKPQAATAIRTASGSVAATSPQPARVARASRIFVEGRHDAELVEKVWGADLRGEGVVVEYLEGVDHLAEVLREFRPGPGRRVGVLVDHLVAGSKESRITQGLQSEHVLIVGHPYIDVWQSVKPARLGIDAWPTIPRNVEWKHGICAAFGWPHDDQADIAAAWQRILARVRSYQDLEPALLGRVEELIDFATRD
- a CDS encoding zinc-binding dehydrogenase; protein product: MRATVIHGERDVRLEERPDPTIQGSRDAVVRVVAACVCGSDLWGYRGVRPASGPIGHELVGVVEQLGDDVTGIAVGDFVIAPFSLSDGSCQACRNGMSAACDHKSFFGSDDADGHAIDGAQGERVRIPFADSSLVVVPGPVDEALIPHLLTLSDVMSTGHHAAVSAGVGPGDVVAVVGDGAVGLCGVLAAKRLGAERIIVMSRNPARQEQARRFGATDVIEQRGDEAADAVRALLDGDLVDAVLECVGTKESMRQALSVVRGGGRVGYVGVPAEGTQLKVQYLFGRNVAIAGGMAPARDYIPELLPDVLDGTIRPGEVFDLTLPLDEVAQAYAAMDERRAIKVLLTT
- a CDS encoding MFS transporter: MSDAIDPQPSAEKKRGTIRSLVPARLDRLPWAKFHWMIVVGLGISWILDGLEIQIVSQNGFATEFGMDSAQIGATGTVYLVGQVVGALVFGRLSDRLGRKKLFILTLAIYLVGSALAGAVPHFDNNWVSIILLWVCRFVAGAGIGGEYAAINSAIDELIPSHYRGHVDIAINGTYWGGAALGAAANLLFLNSGLFGSDWVDNWGWRISFFIGPVLGLIIIYLRRHIPESPRWQITHGYEKEAEATVDQIEKDVEASGHTLEKIGDDRAIELSPQERVPAHILAKVFFKMYPKRTLVGATMMITQSFLYNAIFFSYALALQNFYDVDKSQTGYYFFPFAIGNLVGPLVLGRLFDSVGRRKMVLVTYGGSGVILAVSAALFQADVLNAVTQTIFWCAAFFLASAGASAAYLTVSEIFPLEVRSQAISYFFSIAQIFGSLAPLIYGAMIGDGSDRGPITIGYFLGSAIMLVGGIVTFIFGVDAERKQLESVTDPLTLIHEEEAKEERPS
- a CDS encoding DUF7059 domain-containing protein, with product MLLDLADDLRRDLDQAVYTVDRLRGLWGDVADDALQRADRVPALRALAGRTEPAAILARLFVLGDAVSRAEATGALPTTGLDTALAQGLLEPAPTAGAATGDAIDAEAADLVRGTIDLRPYSVVDAIGVAAWWIASDLGELATGRALRTDHVLGIGGASATLSGLMLPDRARSVLDLGTGCGIQALHASRFADRVVATDISARALDFGRLNAALNGVDTIEFRLGSLYEPVAGERFDRIVSNPPFVITPRRAGVPEYEYRDGGMVGDALVAAVVTGAAEHLEPGGIAQLLGNWEYRSETGSAPDQVDDADGLDRAAAWARDAGLEHWIIEREQADPARYAETWIRDGGTKPGSAEWEALLGAWLDDFADRGVEAVGFGYVLLRRPADDALEVASGTAASDRAPLARVERIPEALGENPAGLGPHLSTVLAAHDALVALGPDGIDGHAFRVAPDVTEERSHWPGEESPSALVLRQGGGFARTLRVSPAVAAAVGAYDGELALGVIASAIAQLLELDERAVLDEIRAETLELVRGGLVVP
- a CDS encoding VOC family protein; amino-acid sequence: MLTTTGAFTGFSVSDPERARDFYGRVLGLDIVDGGMGGISQLTLPGGATVILYPKENHEPATYTVLNLEVPDVAAAIRELADEGLEPLRYDAMPQDADGAMRGHGPDIAWFEDPFGNVFSVIAD
- a CDS encoding TetR/AcrR family transcriptional regulator, giving the protein MASTAPRATYRHGDLRQALVDAGFAMARESGPDAVVLREATRRAGVSPNAAYRHFADRTALVQAVSDAALGAVAEAIEEEWERIARAGDAAADAHAELEAVGVGYLRFARDEPGLFRAAFTVPRDLRSALSPDKAGPRGRTPFELLGIALDDLVAAGELPAERRPGAELLAWSAVHGLAMLALEGPLHDLDPELARQTGRRVIAMVDRGL
- a CDS encoding FBP domain-containing protein, which codes for MQPLTETEIRESMVNAPAGEADRMPLPGLHEVIWDEREYLGWRDPQAPQRGYVVFWRDGAPIGLTLRASESQLAHGSAMCSLCQTLQPAGQVRMFSARRAGDAGDRGNSVGTYICSDLACSTLIRLRAPGTELDHSPAEIIQHRADGLTQRLARFTEKVVAA
- a CDS encoding pyridoxamine 5'-phosphate oxidase family protein: MSDQTSTPDPSDDLATVRRILTSARTATVTSRAASGALHSRPLALLEHGVDGTENFEGTLWFFTADPSEKTDEIRRHPEVNVAVGDGKGYLSLSGSASIDRSQPRIDLLWNPWAEAYFEGGREDPAVALLRVDVESIEFWDLDRPALTRVIEVAAALIAKRPPEVGESRTVEL